The stretch of DNA CGCTGCCCATGCCGCTCAGGATGCCGAAAAGGAGGCCACCGCCAGCGGCTTGCAGATGGGCGAGGCGGTCGCGGCGATGACTTCGATCGCCGCCTCCTCGGAGCGGATGCGCGGCATCGTCGAGATCATCGACGGCATTTCCTTCCAGACCAATCTGCTGGCGTTGAACGCCGGGGTGGAAGCCGCGCGCGCCGGAGATGCCGGGCGGGGCTTTGCGGTGGTGGCCAGCGAGGTGCGCAGTCTGGCTGAGCGCAGCGCTCAGGCCGCGCGCGAGATCGGGGCGTTGATCGTCACCTCGGGCCGCGAGGTGCAGCATGGGGTGGAGATGGTCAGCCAGACGCAGGCCGCATTGCTGCGCATCGTGAGGCAGGCCAGCGACCTGTCAGGCATGATCGGCGGTCTGGCCGAGGGGTCGGGACGGCAGGCCGATGCCATCGCCCAGGTCAATGGCGTGATCGCCGATCTGGACAAGGCCACCCAGCAGAATGCCGCTTTGGTCGAGGAAACCACCGCCGCTGCCACCAGCTTGGCCAATGAATCGGAACGGCTTGCTCAGGTCGTCGGCCGCTTTAGCCTGAGCGGCGTGGTGCAGACCACCCTCGCGCCCGCCGGACGCCGCCCCCGGAGGTGCTTCCCGCCCCGGTGCAGGCCCCCCCCGATGCAGGTCAGGCCTTTCGAACGGGTCACGGCGATCCCGGCGCGCGCCGTGCGGCGCCCGCCCTCCGCTGCAAGCGGCAGCACCGCTTTGGCCAGCGAGGCGGAAGAGGATTGGTCGGAGTTTTAGGTCGTGTGGACAGATTCAATCTGAACAATGGGCGGCTTTAAGGGAGTTGAGGGCAAGCGTTGAACGGCAGGGAAGTTAGGGGGAGCGGACATTGCAAAGCCGTGAGCAACTCGTATGAAAAGCCATGATCTGGAACATCATCGATAAGCGAGAGCGGCCTTACCGCTGGCAGAAAGTCAATGCTATTGTGGAAGCCGTAGAGCATGACAATAGCTGTGCTGATGCCGATCAAGCCCCTGAAAGCGACCCAATGCTCACCGTGGATTGCGCGTGCCTTGAAGCGGTATCAGTTCAGGAAGCCGTTGTCTGGGCAAGTGGTCAACGCTGTCCTGTTACCCTCTTCCTTTACGATGAAGGGCGTGGCTTGGCCAACGAAGAGCATTTCAATAATGTGGCCAATCGCTTTGCGGAAGAAGGCGAAGTAGCGAACGACCGCTAAGTTGTCGAGTCCGGTTAGACCGCTTTTCCCACACAAAGGCCGATAGCTGCCCTCCGCGACAAATCTGACCTCCCGGCAACTTTCAGGGCATGAACCCGGGGAAGCCAATGGCGGGAAAGTTGGGTAGCGGACTCCACTGGCCTGCCCTATGCTGCTTTCGATCACGGAGTTAATAAGTGAACAGAGATCGCCGCCTCCTCGCTGCAATGCTGTTCTTTCTTGTCGCCCTCTGCGCTTTACTTGTCCAAGCATGGGTCGTCCGGCTTTATCTTGATGCAGCCATCATGGGAAACTGGTCGTGGTTTGGCAGCAAATTTCACGTTGCCACTCCTTCCTTTGGCCCAAGCAAGTTCTGTTTCGATTACTGCGCTCCCGATTTGCCGTTCGTGGCTGGATGGATTGGAATTGCGAGTTTCATATTCGGATTGCTCTTGCTTTGTTTAGCATGGTGGAAGCCCAAAAGTCTGAGGTAGAAGCAGGCTCGCTATGACCGCAATGTTATCGCATCCGGAAAGACTGCTTTTGGCCGAAATTTCTACCTAGCAGTCACAAGAACCCGCCTCGTAAACTGCCCAGCCGGGCCTAACCTTACAGCATCGTCTTGATCAGCCAGTCGTGGAACAGGCGCACCGGGCGGCTTTCCAGCTCGCGCGGGCGGCAGACGAACCAATAGCTGTAGGGGCTCTCCACCGTCACATCGAACAGGCGCACCACGCGCTCGTCGCCGCTGCGTTCGGGGTGGTCGTCGTTCAGGATGGCGATGCCCAGACCCTGAGCCGCCGCCTCCAGGATGAGCTGCGCCGAATCGTAATGGTCGATCGCGGCGGGCTCCAGATCCTCCATGCCCAGCGCGGTCTTCCAAGCATCATAGCTTTCGGGCAGCGAGCTGGAGATCAGGAAGGTCTGGCGCGCCAGCTTGGCCGGATCGGGGTTCATGCCGATCTCGGCGGCCAGCTTGGGCGTGGCGAAGGCATGCACCTGATTGTGGTCGAGCCGCACCGCATGCAACAGAGCATCCGGCCCCTTCGACAACACAATCGCCGCATCGAGCGAATTGCCCAGCCGCGTCTCAAGCTGGGGTCCGGTGTCGATGTCGATATGCAGACGCGGATGCAGCTTGCGCAGCTCGGGCAGATGCGGGAACAGCCGCTCACCGGCATAGAGCGCCGGAACGCCCAGATGCAGGCGCATCACATTGCTGGTTTCCATCTGCGATTCGACGGATTCGGCCAGCTCTTCCAGTTTCGGCGAGACAGCATTGTAGAAGGACTGGCCATCCTCGGTCAGCTTCATCGCCTGATGCTGGCGGGTGAACAGGCGCTTGCCCACGAAATCTTCCAGCGCGCCGACGCGGCGCGACAGGGCCGAAGGGCTCAGGCCCAGCTCATTGGCCGCAGCCTTGGCCGAGCCGAGCCGAACAATCCGTACAAAGGCTTCCAGAGCGCGCAGGGGGGGGAGGCGGCGTGAAGCCGGCATGTCTCAGTCCTCGTCCGTCGGTTCGTCGTGAGTGATGGGGGGGGTGCAGGCGCAGGCGGGTGACATGGCGCTCATCGCCCGCCGTCACCTCGATGCGCCAGCCGCTGTCATGCGGCAGGATGGTGCCCACGGCGGGCACCTGCTCGGCCAGCAGGAAGGCCAGGCCGCCCAGCGTGTCGATGTCTTCTTCCACCTCGGCCAGGCGCGGGTCGATTTCCTCGCCCACATCCTCCAGCAGGGCGCGGGCATCGGCATCCCACAGGCCGCCTTCCAGCGGCACCAGCAGGGCGACGGGGGCGTCATCATGCTCGTCCTCGACGTCGCCGACGATTTCCTCGACCAGATCCTCGAAGGTGACGATGCCCTCGGTGCCCGAATATTCATCCAGCACCACCGCCAGATGCACCCGGCCCCGGCGCATATCGGCCAGCACATCGAGCGCCGGGCGCGGGCAGGGCACGAACAGAGGCTGGCGCAGCAGGGTCAGCCAATCGGTGGGCGTGTTACCGCTGGCGAGGAAAGGAAACACATCCTTGATCAGCACCATGCCGATCACCTCATCCAGCGTCTCGCGATAGACGGGCATGCGCGAATGGCCATGGGTGGCAAAGGCGGCGACCACCTCGTCCCAGCTTGCGGTGTTGGGTACGGCGATGATCTCGCCACGCGGAATGCAGATGTCGGCGGCGTCCATTTCACTGAAATGGAGCAGATTGCGGAGCATCTCGCGCTCGGACTGCTGAAGGTCGCCCTGCGCGGTGCCTTGCGCGGTGTCGGCGTCCTCATGCTCGTCGATGACCTCTTCGAGATGAGCGCGCAGCGACTGATCGACTTCGCCGCTATCGAAAAAGCGCTTCACAGCACGCCACAGCGAACTTTTACTGTCCGCGTCTCCATTGCCGCCGTCGCCGGCCCGGCCCAGATCGGCCCCCACTTTATGCACTCCTTCTTCGTTTAAACTCTGTCGCCATATGGGTCCGCGATGCCGAGCAGCGCAAGCGCCTTTATTTCCAGCGCTTCCATGGCAACGGCGTCGTCCTCGGAAATTTCATGGTCCAGCCCGGCCAGATGAAGCAATCCGTGAATCAACAGATGGCTGGCGTGATCTTCAAGGCTTGCGCCCTTTTCCTCGGCTTCCCGCGCGCAGGTCTCGTAAGCCATGGCGATGTCGCCCAGCATTTCGGGAGGGCCGTCCTCATCCAGATCGAGCAGATCCTCGCGCTCCAGCATGGGGAAGGAGAGGACGTTGGTCGGCTTGTCCTTCTCACGCCACTCCTTGTTGAGGGCGTGAACCTCCTCGTCGCTGGTGAAGATCAGGCTGACGATCAGGCGATCATGCGCGAGTTCGGGCGCAACCTGCGCAATGGCCGCAGCGGCTTTTTCCGCGAGCGTTTCCCAGTCCTGCGTTTCGGGCCAGGGGGATTCGATGTCGATTTCAAGGGTGAGCATCGAAGGGGCCTTAAGGAGGAAGAAGGTGAAATGCGAGGGGGTTACCCCCTCGCGCTCCCATTATTGTCGAGGTTGTGTCTCACCCATGAATGGGCGCTCGGGTTCATAGCGCCGCAGGCCGTAAAGTTTGATGACACAGTGCTATCGGTTTTAATGCCTGCGGCGCCTTGGGTTTGGTTGGGCGCGATGGTCGTGTGCCACTGCTGCTTCGTCGGAAGACGTCATGGGAGCGCGAGGGGGTAACCCCCCCGCACTTATCCCTTCCTTCTTAAGCCTGAGGCCCTTCATAAGCCTCGACAATCCGCCCCACGATCGGGTGACGCACCACATCGGAGGCATTGAAGCGCACCGTAGCGATCCCATCGACCCCGCTCAGGCGCGAGACCGCGTCGGCCAGACCGGACATGGCCGTGCCGCCGGGGATATCGACCTGATTGGGGTCGCCGCACACCACCATGCGGCTGTTCTGGCCGAAGCGGGTGAGGAACATCTTCATCTGCGCGGGGGTGGTGTTTTGCGCCTCGTCCAGAATGACGAAGGCATCGGCCAGCGTACGCCCACGCATGAAGGCGATGGGCGCGACCTCGATCTCGCCGCTGGCCAGACGGCGCTCCACCTGCTCGGGGGGCATGCAGTCGTAGAGCGCGTCGTACAGCGGGCGCAGATAGGGATCGACCTTGTCCTTCATGTCGCCGGGCAGGAAGCCCAGCTTCTCGCCCGCTTCCACCGCCGGGCGCGAGAGGATCAGCCGCTGCACCGCGCCGCTGATCAGCATGCTGACCGCCTGCGCCACCGCGACATAGGTCTTGCCGGTGCCTGCCGGGCCCAGCCGAAGATGATGTCGCGGCTGGCCAGCGCGCGCATGTACTCGATCTGTGTCGGGCTGCGCGGAACGATGGTTTTCAGGCGGGTGCGGATCATGATCGGCGGATGATGCGCATCGCCGGTGATGATGCCCTCCAGCGTGGGCTCGGTGGACATGGCGATCAGCGATTCGACCGCGCCTGCGTCGATATCCTGACCGGCGAGCAGGCGTTTGTGGAGGCCGTTGAGAACGTCGCGGGCGCGGGCCACCGCGTCCTCGGTACCCTCGATCTGCACCTTGGTGCCGCGGGCCGCGATATAGACGCCAAGCCGGTTCTCGATCAGCACCAGATTGGAATCGAACTGCCCGAAGAGCATGCCAAGAATGGTGGCTTCCTCAAACTCCATCTCCGATCGCGCGCGGCGGGTGGGGCGAGAGGTCTCAGGGCGGAGTTGCGCCACATCTGCCGATGCTTCGTAGGCGCGGATATGCTTGCGGGCCATGCGCTCCTTGTCTGCACCCGGAGTCGTTGCGTGAGCCGGATGCACCTACAAGATATGGTGCCTTGGGCTGGGTGCAAGCGGGGGGCGGTGTTGCGGCGGTGGAAAAGTTTTTCGGTTTCGGAAGGAGAGGGGAGAAGGAAAGTGACATGCGAGGGTGTTACACCCTCGCGCTCCCATGAGTGTCTGCGTTGCGCTTCGGCTAGGCGGTAGGAGCGTGTCCAGAGTGCACCAGCTAAGAATTCGATGGTGTGGCCTGGCTTTATGGGATTGTATGGTTGCGGCACTTTGGTTTTGAGGGGATTGGGCATGCGAAGCATGATGATTGCCATGCTGATGCTTGTCAGTTTGGTGAGTGGCGTTTCGCCAGCCTCTTCATCTGCGGCATATCCGAATAGGTTGCCTCGTAATGCTTCGAGAACAAATCTTCCTCCGTGCATTGGTATGATGCTGATCGATGAAACGATTGTGATTGGTGATGGGGAAGAAAAAAAGTATCTTGATATGACGAGAGGTGGCTGGTGCGGCCCATCATTGCAGGACACCGAACTGTCCCTGAGGGCTGAAGGTCAAGAAGGCCATTGGGCTATTTCGGCTAAGACTTGCCCCAAATTTCTGGTGCAGATGGAAGAATTGTCCGAAGAGCATGACAGGCATCCCGGAGCGGCTAGGGGGGCTGACATGGGGCAGTCGGCAGGGCGTGCTGGCCCCTTTGTTTTTACGTATGCGAATGACTTTTTTGATCTGAAAAGCTCGCCGGGGCGGGCGTATGCAGAGTATTGGCTTAGGGAGACCTTGGTGGCTGTGCGTCCGTGCTGGCGCAACAGTGTCAACAAGAGCCCCGACACAGTGAACGCTTTGTACGCGGGGCTCGCACTGCCGTTGCCCTAGCCTCGGCGCATAGGCAGGGCTACAATCACCCTATCGCCGGAAGACGTTATGGGAGCGCGAGGGGGTAACCCCCCTCGCATGTCTCTTCCTTAAATCAACTTCCCAGCCAAAGAATTCGGCCCAGCCTGCACCAGTTCAACCCGCACCAGATCGCCGACAGCAAAGTCACCCTCGAAATGCACCGATTGCAGCCATGGCGACTTGCCCAGCCATTGACCTGGCTGGCGCCCGCGCTTCTCGACCAGCACGTCCGTCACCTTGCCGACCGAGGCGGCGTTGAACGCCACCTGCTTCTCGATCATCAGAGCCTGCAGGCGCTTCAGGCGCTCGTCCATCACCTCGGCGCTGATCTGCTCGTCCATGGTCGCGGCGGGGGTGCCGGGGCGGGGCGAGTATTTGAAGCTGAAGGCCGCCGCATAGCCGACCTGATCAATGATCTTCAGCGTATCGGCAAAATCCTGCTCGCTCTCGCCGGGGAAGCCGACGATGAAATCGCCCGAAATGGCGATATCGGGCCGCACCGCGCGCACGCGGTCCAGCACGGCGAGGTAGCTTTCCACCGAATGGCTGCGGTTCATCAGGCGCAGGATGCGGTCGCTGCCCGACTGCACGGGCAGGTGCAGATAGGGCATCAGCTTGC from Novosphingobium sp. encodes:
- a CDS encoding LysR substrate-binding domain-containing protein gives rise to the protein MPASRRLPPLRALEAFVRIVRLGSAKAAANELGLSPSALSRRVGALEDFVGKRLFTRQHQAMKLTEDGQSFYNAVSPKLEELAESVESQMETSNVMRLHLGVPALYAGERLFPHLPELRKLHPRLHIDIDTGPQLETRLGNSLDAAIVLSKGPDALLHAVRLDHNQVHAFATPKLAAEIGMNPDPAKLARQTFLISSSLPESYDAWKTALGMEDLEPAAIDHYDSAQLILEAAAQGLGIAILNDDHPERSGDERVVRLFDVTVESPYSYWFVCRPRELESRPVRLFHDWLIKTML
- a CDS encoding hemolysin family protein, whose protein sequence is MGADLGRAGDGGNGDADSKSSLWRAVKRFFDSGEVDQSLRAHLEEVIDEHEDADTAQGTAQGDLQQSEREMLRNLLHFSEMDAADICIPRGEIIAVPNTASWDEVVAAFATHGHSRMPVYRETLDEVIGMVLIKDVFPFLASGNTPTDWLTLLRQPLFVPCPRPALDVLADMRRGRVHLAVVLDEYSGTEGIVTFEDLVEEIVGDVEDEHDDAPVALLVPLEGGLWDADARALLEDVGEEIDPRLAEVEEDIDTLGGLAFLLAEQVPAVGTILPHDSGWRIEVTAGDERHVTRLRLHPPHHSRRTDGRGLRHAGFTPPPPPARSGSLCTDCSARLGQGCGQ
- the ybeY gene encoding rRNA maturation RNase YbeY; this translates as MLTLEIDIESPWPETQDWETLAEKAAAAIAQVAPELAHDRLIVSLIFTSDEEVHALNKEWREKDKPTNVLSFPMLEREDLLDLDEDGPPEMLGDIAMAYETCAREAEEKGASLEDHASHLLIHGLLHLAGLDHEISEDDAVAMEALEIKALALLGIADPYGDRV